Below is a window of Jonesiaceae bacterium BS-20 DNA.
GGGGCTAGTTGCCTTTGCACCCCCTGCAACCACTGCCTCGAGCGCTCTGCGCCCGCCCTCGAGTGTGGGATCACCGGCCTCTTTGACCGTCACCATCAGGCCGTATGTCTTGGCCGCCGCACGAATCTCTTGTTCCCGCACGGTGTTCATCCAGGATTCTGGTGGACCCGGCAGGTACAGGACCTCTCGTATCCCGGCCTTGGACAGGCCATCTAGGGCCGCCACAATTCCCGGCGCCAAGTCCGGCACCAAGCTTGGTACCCCCGGCACTATCCGGTTGACCACGACAACGGGTTTGATCCCTGCAAGGTCTTGAATCTCAGTGTCACTTTGGCGTGAGGAACTCAAGATTAGTCCGTCCACGGCTGCCAACATGCGCCGAGCGGCGGCACCTTCGCGCGCCGCCGATTCTTGGCTCTCACCCAACACGGTCGAGTGACCACCCAGTTGGGCCTGATGTTCTGCCCCTCGGACCATGTCAAAAAACATGGGGTTGGTCAGGTCAGCTACGAGAATGCCCAGCATCCCGGTGCGACCGGTTGGCAGCGCCCGGGCGATCGGGTTTCTATGAAAATTTAAGTCTTGTGCAATCTGTTGAATTCGCGCCTCGGTCAGCGCATTCAGGCGTCCCGGGGAGCTCAGCGCCCGCGAGACTGTAGATGGGCTCACCCCAGCGGCCTTGGCTACGTCATAGATAGTCACCATTTTGCTTGGGTTCCTACTTTGGCCGCCAAGGCGCTGGGGCGCGCCCACTTGTTCAGTTCTGGTCACGCAGCGTTACCAGTCGTGTACTGTGCCGTCAGCGAGACGGTTGTACGGCAGGTACGCGGTCTCATACGGGTACTTGCCCGCCTCATCCACGTTCAGCTCCACGCCCAGGCCGGGGTTGTTGCCCGGGTGCAGCATGCCGTCAATGAACGTCATGGACTGCTCAAACACGGCGTTGGTCTTGTCGCCATGCTGCATGTATTCCTGGATTCCGTAGTTGTGAATGGCCAGACCCACGTGCAGTTGGGCGGCAAAGCCGACCGGTGAGATGTCGGTTGGGCCGTGGCAACCGGACTTGATCTGGTATTGGGCGGCAAAGTCCATGACCTTCTTGAGCGGGCTAATACCGCCAAAGTGGGTCGATGCCGCACGCACGTAGTCAATGAGCTGATCTTGGATGAGGGTCTGGAAATCCCAGACGGTGTTGAAGATTTCACCGATCGCGAGCGGCGTGGTGGTGTGCTGACGCACCAGGCGCAGGGCGTCTTGATTTTCCGCCGGGGTGCAGTCTTCCAGCCAGTACAGGTCATACGGCTCAAGGGACTTGCCCAGCTGCGCGGCCTGGAGCGGCGTCATCCGGTGGTGGCCATCGTGCAGGAGCGCGACCTCTGGGCCAAACTCGTTGCGCACCGCCTCAAATACCGTTGGCACGTGGCGCAGGTAGGCACGGGTGTCCCAGTCCTCTTGCTGCGGCAGCGCGCCCCGCTGGGCGGGCTCGTGGTCGTAGCGTTCTTTGCCTTCGCCCGATGCCTGTGAGGCAATTCCGTAGATCGCCTTCAGTCCCGGCACGCCGGACTGGATGCGGATGGACTTGTAACCCAATTCTTGGTGTTGGCGGACGGAGTCAAAGAGCTCATCCAGGTCCTTACCCGAGGCGTGACCATAGGACATCATCGAGTCGCGGCTGGCGCCACCGAGCAACTGGTAAACGGGCAGGCCGGTGACCTTGCCCTTGATGTCCCACAGGGCCATGTCAACGGCCGCGACCGCGGCCATGGTTACCGGTCCGCGGCGCCAGTACGAGCTGCGGTACAGGAACTGCCAGGTGTCCTCAATGCGGTGCGGGTCCTTGCCAATGAGCAACGGAACAATGTGTTCCTTGAGGTACGCCACCACGGACAGCTCGCGGCCGTTGAGGGTGGCATCTCCCAGGCCGGTGACACCGTCGGAAGTAGTGATCTTCAGGGTGACAAAGTTACGGTTTGGGCTGGTAACAATGACCTCAGCCTTGTCAATAATCATGAAAGTCTCCAAACACAAGTAGAAAGAAAAAAGTGCGGGACAGTCACGGGTAAATGGCGTCGCGGCTTATGCGCGAATCGACTTCGTTGTCCCTACCATGGTCTAAATGTCGCACTAGTCACAGCGGTTGTCAACCGGTTGCCATAACTTGTTTGCGGCATCGGGAAGCGCTTTTTGCCAGTTCTACGCCCCCACCCAAATCCCAATCTTCCATGAGTGTGCCGGATAATTTTGGAACACTCCCGCGCACCGTTCGAGCAGAAAATTGGGGCAATACCAAGTACGCTTGGGTGGGCAATAACCGTGCAAAGGAGTACCGTGTTGAGTCTGTCAAGCCGCCTTGTGGGCACCTGGGGTCTTATTTCTTACACCGTTGCGGAGGACTCAGGTGAGATTCATTTTCCCCTCGGACGGGATGCAACTGGATTCTTGATGTACAGCCCCGACGGTTATATGTCTGCTCAGATGATGGCACAAAAGCGCCCGTTATATTCATCGGGAGACATCCATAGTGGCACTGCCCAGGAGATGGCGGAGGCCGCCAACGGTTACCTCGCCT
It encodes the following:
- the manD gene encoding D-mannonate dehydratase ManD, translating into MIIDKAEVIVTSPNRNFVTLKITTSDGVTGLGDATLNGRELSVVAYLKEHIVPLLIGKDPHRIEDTWQFLYRSSYWRRGPVTMAAVAAVDMALWDIKGKVTGLPVYQLLGGASRDSMMSYGHASGKDLDELFDSVRQHQELGYKSIRIQSGVPGLKAIYGIASQASGEGKERYDHEPAQRGALPQQEDWDTRAYLRHVPTVFEAVRNEFGPEVALLHDGHHRMTPLQAAQLGKSLEPYDLYWLEDCTPAENQDALRLVRQHTTTPLAIGEIFNTVWDFQTLIQDQLIDYVRAASTHFGGISPLKKVMDFAAQYQIKSGCHGPTDISPVGFAAQLHVGLAIHNYGIQEYMQHGDKTNAVFEQSMTFIDGMLHPGNNPGLGVELNVDEAGKYPYETAYLPYNRLADGTVHDW
- a CDS encoding lipocalin-like domain-containing protein; protein product: MSLSSRLVGTWGLISYTVAEDSGEIHFPLGRDATGFLMYSPDGYMSAQMMAQKRPLYSSGDIHSGTAQEMAEAANGYLAYSGPYYVDEDTQAVTHMMTVSLLPNWIGQMQSRVLKVDHERLIMSSVARLSSGRVGLPRIEWRRAQPNSAS
- a CDS encoding LacI family DNA-binding transcriptional regulator, which codes for MTRTEQVGAPQRLGGQSRNPSKMVTIYDVAKAAGVSPSTVSRALSSPGRLNALTEARIQQIAQDLNFHRNPIARALPTGRTGMLGILVADLTNPMFFDMVRGAEHQAQLGGHSTVLGESQESAAREGAAARRMLAAVDGLILSSSRQSDTEIQDLAGIKPVVVVNRIVPGVPSLVPDLAPGIVAALDGLSKAGIREVLYLPGPPESWMNTVREQEIRAAAKTYGLMVTVKEAGDPTLEGGRRALEAVVAGGAKATSPQAVIAFNDLMAIGLMQAAIESGINVPAQLSVIGFDDIFGTELTTPQLTTIRLPLRELGEQAVTVLLDLIAGPGGAHKRQELWRGRTELVVRGSAKLEISPSA